In Humulus lupulus chromosome 6, drHumLupu1.1, whole genome shotgun sequence, a single genomic region encodes these proteins:
- the LOC133783316 gene encoding uncharacterized protein LOC133783316 isoform X2, whose translation MAEVFSLRLLLSSGNERVSRSTTSSPYKSLKSAKSYPKSTASVPASRKGRFSVLQKTQKLNLEVSPHRAVSAVRLMRIELGGAFADLLNEKGKGSGDNEMGYVERTLGFRTRDLEDRDLRLVTDIVGGTIRWRRYLDHLISSLCHDKSFSSMEPLLLQILRIGFYEILKLDMPPYAVVDENVRLAKVALRPGAGNMVNALLRKLVSLKEQNSLPLPKLEGDDRTQARALATLYSHPVWMVRRWNKHLGKDEAIKLMEWNNSDPSFSLRANTGKGISRADLEEKLNSLKVPYEPSLHLDDFVRMKIGLQIVIQAGLLKDGLCAVQDESAGLIVSVVDPQPGDRIIDCCAAPGGKTLYMASRLRGQGMISAIDINKGRLRIVKETAKLHQVDNVVTTICADLRIFPETNTETYDKVLLDAPCSGLGVLSKRADLRWNRRAEDMEELKKLQDELFDAASLLVKPGGVLIYSTCSIDPEENEDRVAAFLLRHPEFNIEPVDKYVPCDFVTAQGFYSSFPVKHSLDGSFAARLVRS comes from the exons ATGGCAGAAGTGTTCTCACTTCGCCTTCTATTGTCTTCCGGGAACGAAAGAGTTTCTCGTTCTACTACTTCTTCTCCATACAAGTCACTGAAGTCAGCCAAAAGCTATCCCAAGTCCACGGCTTCCGTTCCTGCTTCAAGAAAAG GTCGTTTCAGTGTTTTGCAGAAGACCCAGAAGTTGAATTTGGAGGTTTCACCTCACAGAGCTG TGTCTGCTGTGAGGTTGATGAGAATAGAGCTTGGTGGTGCATTTGCTGATCTTCTTAATGAGAAAGGGAAAGGTTCTGGTGATAATGAGATGGGATATGTGGAAAGGACTCTTGGCTTTCGCACAAGGGATTTAGAAGATCGTGATCTTAGATTG GTTACTGATATAGTTGGAGGAACGATCCGCTGGAGGCGATATCTAGACCATTTGATCAGTTCGCTATGTCATGATAAGTCTTTTAGCAGCATGGAACCTCTGCTCTTACAG ATTCTTCGAATTGGTTTCTATGAGATTCTTAAGCTAGACATGCCACCATATGCTGTTGTGGATGAG AATGTGAGACTTGCAAAAGTTGCCCTTAGACCTGGTGCTGGCAACATGGTTAATGCACTTCTCCGAAAGCTAGTTTCGCTTAAG GAACAGAACTCACTTCCTTTACCAAAATTGGAAGGTGATGATCGCACACAAGCACGTGCACTTGCCACATTGTATTCACATCCTGTT TGGATGGTCAGGCGATGGAATAAGCATCTGGGAAAAGACGAGGCAATCAAATTGATGGAATGGAACAATAGTGATCCTAGTTTCAGTTTAAG GGCAAACACTGGGAAAGGTATTTCAAGAGCTGACCTTGAAGAAAAGCTAAATTCATTGAAG GTCCCATACGAGCCTTCTTTGCATTTGGACGATTTTGTCCGTATGAAAATTGGATTACAG ATCGTAATACAAGCGGGTTTGCTTAAAGATGGCCTGTGTGCAGTTCAAGATGAGAGTGCAGG TCTGATAGTCTCTGTTGTGGATCCTCAACCGGGTGATAGAATCATCGACTGTTGCGCTGCTCCTGGAGGAAAGACCCTTTACATGGCATCCCGATTGCGTGGCCAAG GCATGATATCTGCAATTGACATAAACAAGGGTCGGCTGAGAATCGTTAAAGAGACAGCTAAGTTGCACCAAGTAGATAATGTCGTCACAACAATTTGCGCAGATCTTCGTATTTTTCCA GAAACAAACACTGAGACATATGATAAAGTTTTGTTGGATGCTCCATGTTCTGGATTGGGTGTTCTCTCCAAG AGAGCGGATTTGCGTTGGAACAGGCGGGCGGAGGATATGGAAGAGCTTAAGAAGTTGCAGGATGAGCTCTTCGACGCAGCTTCCTT GTTGGTCAAGCCTGGCGGAGTTCTAATATATAGCACCTGCTCAATTGATCCTGAAGAAAATGAAGATAGAGTAGCTGCATTTCTTTTAAGGCATCCA GAATTCAATATAGAACCAGTCGACAAATATGTTCCATGTGATTTCGTAACAGCACAGGGTTTCTACTCTTCGTTCCCAGTAAAGCATTCACTTGACGGGTCTTTTGCTGCCCGGTTAGTTCGATCATAA
- the LOC133783316 gene encoding uncharacterized protein LOC133783316 isoform X1 → MAEVFSLRLLLSSGNERVSRSTTSSPYKSLKSAKSYPKSTASVPASRKVLSGRFSVLQKTQKLNLEVSPHRAVSAVRLMRIELGGAFADLLNEKGKGSGDNEMGYVERTLGFRTRDLEDRDLRLVTDIVGGTIRWRRYLDHLISSLCHDKSFSSMEPLLLQILRIGFYEILKLDMPPYAVVDENVRLAKVALRPGAGNMVNALLRKLVSLKEQNSLPLPKLEGDDRTQARALATLYSHPVWMVRRWNKHLGKDEAIKLMEWNNSDPSFSLRANTGKGISRADLEEKLNSLKVPYEPSLHLDDFVRMKIGLQIVIQAGLLKDGLCAVQDESAGLIVSVVDPQPGDRIIDCCAAPGGKTLYMASRLRGQGMISAIDINKGRLRIVKETAKLHQVDNVVTTICADLRIFPETNTETYDKVLLDAPCSGLGVLSKRADLRWNRRAEDMEELKKLQDELFDAASLLVKPGGVLIYSTCSIDPEENEDRVAAFLLRHPEFNIEPVDKYVPCDFVTAQGFYSSFPVKHSLDGSFAARLVRS, encoded by the exons ATGGCAGAAGTGTTCTCACTTCGCCTTCTATTGTCTTCCGGGAACGAAAGAGTTTCTCGTTCTACTACTTCTTCTCCATACAAGTCACTGAAGTCAGCCAAAAGCTATCCCAAGTCCACGGCTTCCGTTCCTGCTTCAAGAAAAG TTTTGTCAGGTCGTTTCAGTGTTTTGCAGAAGACCCAGAAGTTGAATTTGGAGGTTTCACCTCACAGAGCTG TGTCTGCTGTGAGGTTGATGAGAATAGAGCTTGGTGGTGCATTTGCTGATCTTCTTAATGAGAAAGGGAAAGGTTCTGGTGATAATGAGATGGGATATGTGGAAAGGACTCTTGGCTTTCGCACAAGGGATTTAGAAGATCGTGATCTTAGATTG GTTACTGATATAGTTGGAGGAACGATCCGCTGGAGGCGATATCTAGACCATTTGATCAGTTCGCTATGTCATGATAAGTCTTTTAGCAGCATGGAACCTCTGCTCTTACAG ATTCTTCGAATTGGTTTCTATGAGATTCTTAAGCTAGACATGCCACCATATGCTGTTGTGGATGAG AATGTGAGACTTGCAAAAGTTGCCCTTAGACCTGGTGCTGGCAACATGGTTAATGCACTTCTCCGAAAGCTAGTTTCGCTTAAG GAACAGAACTCACTTCCTTTACCAAAATTGGAAGGTGATGATCGCACACAAGCACGTGCACTTGCCACATTGTATTCACATCCTGTT TGGATGGTCAGGCGATGGAATAAGCATCTGGGAAAAGACGAGGCAATCAAATTGATGGAATGGAACAATAGTGATCCTAGTTTCAGTTTAAG GGCAAACACTGGGAAAGGTATTTCAAGAGCTGACCTTGAAGAAAAGCTAAATTCATTGAAG GTCCCATACGAGCCTTCTTTGCATTTGGACGATTTTGTCCGTATGAAAATTGGATTACAG ATCGTAATACAAGCGGGTTTGCTTAAAGATGGCCTGTGTGCAGTTCAAGATGAGAGTGCAGG TCTGATAGTCTCTGTTGTGGATCCTCAACCGGGTGATAGAATCATCGACTGTTGCGCTGCTCCTGGAGGAAAGACCCTTTACATGGCATCCCGATTGCGTGGCCAAG GCATGATATCTGCAATTGACATAAACAAGGGTCGGCTGAGAATCGTTAAAGAGACAGCTAAGTTGCACCAAGTAGATAATGTCGTCACAACAATTTGCGCAGATCTTCGTATTTTTCCA GAAACAAACACTGAGACATATGATAAAGTTTTGTTGGATGCTCCATGTTCTGGATTGGGTGTTCTCTCCAAG AGAGCGGATTTGCGTTGGAACAGGCGGGCGGAGGATATGGAAGAGCTTAAGAAGTTGCAGGATGAGCTCTTCGACGCAGCTTCCTT GTTGGTCAAGCCTGGCGGAGTTCTAATATATAGCACCTGCTCAATTGATCCTGAAGAAAATGAAGATAGAGTAGCTGCATTTCTTTTAAGGCATCCA GAATTCAATATAGAACCAGTCGACAAATATGTTCCATGTGATTTCGTAACAGCACAGGGTTTCTACTCTTCGTTCCCAGTAAAGCATTCACTTGACGGGTCTTTTGCTGCCCGGTTAGTTCGATCATAA
- the LOC133783316 gene encoding uncharacterized protein LOC133783316 isoform X3, with amino-acid sequence MRIELGGAFADLLNEKGKGSGDNEMGYVERTLGFRTRDLEDRDLRLVTDIVGGTIRWRRYLDHLISSLCHDKSFSSMEPLLLQILRIGFYEILKLDMPPYAVVDENVRLAKVALRPGAGNMVNALLRKLVSLKEQNSLPLPKLEGDDRTQARALATLYSHPVWMVRRWNKHLGKDEAIKLMEWNNSDPSFSLRANTGKGISRADLEEKLNSLKVPYEPSLHLDDFVRMKIGLQIVIQAGLLKDGLCAVQDESAGLIVSVVDPQPGDRIIDCCAAPGGKTLYMASRLRGQGMISAIDINKGRLRIVKETAKLHQVDNVVTTICADLRIFPETNTETYDKVLLDAPCSGLGVLSKRADLRWNRRAEDMEELKKLQDELFDAASLLVKPGGVLIYSTCSIDPEENEDRVAAFLLRHPEFNIEPVDKYVPCDFVTAQGFYSSFPVKHSLDGSFAARLVRS; translated from the exons ATGAGAATAGAGCTTGGTGGTGCATTTGCTGATCTTCTTAATGAGAAAGGGAAAGGTTCTGGTGATAATGAGATGGGATATGTGGAAAGGACTCTTGGCTTTCGCACAAGGGATTTAGAAGATCGTGATCTTAGATTG GTTACTGATATAGTTGGAGGAACGATCCGCTGGAGGCGATATCTAGACCATTTGATCAGTTCGCTATGTCATGATAAGTCTTTTAGCAGCATGGAACCTCTGCTCTTACAG ATTCTTCGAATTGGTTTCTATGAGATTCTTAAGCTAGACATGCCACCATATGCTGTTGTGGATGAG AATGTGAGACTTGCAAAAGTTGCCCTTAGACCTGGTGCTGGCAACATGGTTAATGCACTTCTCCGAAAGCTAGTTTCGCTTAAG GAACAGAACTCACTTCCTTTACCAAAATTGGAAGGTGATGATCGCACACAAGCACGTGCACTTGCCACATTGTATTCACATCCTGTT TGGATGGTCAGGCGATGGAATAAGCATCTGGGAAAAGACGAGGCAATCAAATTGATGGAATGGAACAATAGTGATCCTAGTTTCAGTTTAAG GGCAAACACTGGGAAAGGTATTTCAAGAGCTGACCTTGAAGAAAAGCTAAATTCATTGAAG GTCCCATACGAGCCTTCTTTGCATTTGGACGATTTTGTCCGTATGAAAATTGGATTACAG ATCGTAATACAAGCGGGTTTGCTTAAAGATGGCCTGTGTGCAGTTCAAGATGAGAGTGCAGG TCTGATAGTCTCTGTTGTGGATCCTCAACCGGGTGATAGAATCATCGACTGTTGCGCTGCTCCTGGAGGAAAGACCCTTTACATGGCATCCCGATTGCGTGGCCAAG GCATGATATCTGCAATTGACATAAACAAGGGTCGGCTGAGAATCGTTAAAGAGACAGCTAAGTTGCACCAAGTAGATAATGTCGTCACAACAATTTGCGCAGATCTTCGTATTTTTCCA GAAACAAACACTGAGACATATGATAAAGTTTTGTTGGATGCTCCATGTTCTGGATTGGGTGTTCTCTCCAAG AGAGCGGATTTGCGTTGGAACAGGCGGGCGGAGGATATGGAAGAGCTTAAGAAGTTGCAGGATGAGCTCTTCGACGCAGCTTCCTT GTTGGTCAAGCCTGGCGGAGTTCTAATATATAGCACCTGCTCAATTGATCCTGAAGAAAATGAAGATAGAGTAGCTGCATTTCTTTTAAGGCATCCA GAATTCAATATAGAACCAGTCGACAAATATGTTCCATGTGATTTCGTAACAGCACAGGGTTTCTACTCTTCGTTCCCAGTAAAGCATTCACTTGACGGGTCTTTTGCTGCCCGGTTAGTTCGATCATAA